A genomic segment from Pseudomonas mendocina encodes:
- a CDS encoding GIDE domain-containing protein, which yields MMQADPFGFFFTLTLTLSACLGGAWWCLRRWSQARHLLDTPTSKIRSAAQGYVELYGVLEALPDMEIRGPLTGKPCLWWRFRIEEYRSSGKKRSWRVIESGASDAWLRLVDGTGECLIDPRGAEISAAVREVWEGNLRHPLGPAKTGLFGFLTSGQRYRYSEERFHVGQPLYAIGDFRTRGAAQQGFDRHAAQGEVIREWKGDYAGLLRRFDSDGNGELDEQEWNRVRLAAQLEAEDRHRQKASEPARHQMAKPGERQPFILSNSGEDELAGSFYWQAAGGAVLCLAGALATAWLLGVQHW from the coding sequence ATGATGCAGGCGGACCCTTTCGGCTTCTTCTTCACCCTGACGCTGACCCTCAGCGCATGCCTGGGCGGCGCCTGGTGGTGCCTGCGGCGTTGGTCGCAGGCACGTCATCTGCTCGATACTCCCACCTCGAAGATCCGTTCTGCGGCGCAGGGTTATGTCGAACTCTATGGTGTACTCGAAGCGCTGCCTGACATGGAGATTCGTGGGCCGCTCACCGGCAAACCATGCCTGTGGTGGCGCTTTCGCATCGAGGAATACCGCTCCAGCGGCAAGAAGCGCAGTTGGCGAGTTATCGAGAGTGGTGCCAGTGACGCCTGGCTGCGCCTGGTCGACGGCACCGGCGAATGCCTGATCGATCCGCGCGGTGCCGAGATCAGCGCGGCGGTGCGCGAGGTGTGGGAGGGCAATCTGCGTCACCCGCTAGGGCCGGCCAAGACCGGGCTGTTCGGTTTTCTCACCAGTGGCCAGCGCTATCGCTACAGCGAGGAGCGCTTTCACGTTGGCCAGCCGCTCTACGCCATCGGTGATTTTCGCACCCGTGGCGCAGCTCAGCAGGGATTCGACAGGCATGCTGCCCAGGGTGAAGTGATCCGCGAATGGAAGGGCGACTATGCCGGTCTGCTGCGGCGCTTCGACAGCGACGGCAACGGTGAGCTCGATGAGCAGGAATGGAATCGCGTACGCCTGGCTGCGCAACTGGAGGCCGAGGACCGGCACCGGCAGAAAGCCTCCGAGCCTGCGCGGCATCAGATGGCCAAGCCCGGTGAGCGCCAGCCGTTCATTCTCTCCAACAGCGGGGAGGATGAATTGGCCGGCAGTTTCTATTGGCAGGCGGCCGGTGGCGCCGTGTTGTGCCTGGCAGGCGCCTTGGCCACGGCCTGGTTGCTGGGTGTGCAGCACTGGTGA
- a CDS encoding ammonium transporter, producing MKTLMLLLVAVSFAPQAHAASEEAANTAWLVLASVLVFFMQAGFALLESGMARAKNAVNVMMKNYMDCCVGGIVFWLLGFGLMFGANLTGWYGMSHFALNEGEPWDYTFLLFQMMFAATAATIASGAMAERTRYGAYLIGAVLISGVIYPIFGSWVWGGLYGGQGWLARLGFVDFAGSTVVHSIGAWCALAGILVLGPRLGRFAPDGSARLIPGHNLGLVALGGFILWVGWFGFNAGSNLEVSSSLGLIALNTHLAAVAGALGALLAQRSTASPVLLTTTVNGSIGGLVGITAGCASMAPGFALLSGLIAGFIVVYGMRLLDYLRLDDVVGAIPVHGFAGVWGTLAAGLFYQGDLFNWERVAVQALGAVAAFLWAFPLALVFYFLLARTIGLRVPTQHEQRGLDFAEHAEVGYPEFNLTQTFDSEQWSRRG from the coding sequence ATGAAAACGCTCATGCTGTTGCTCGTCGCTGTCAGCTTTGCCCCGCAGGCCCATGCAGCCAGTGAGGAGGCCGCCAATACGGCCTGGCTGGTACTAGCCAGCGTGCTGGTGTTCTTCATGCAGGCAGGCTTCGCGCTGCTGGAGAGCGGCATGGCGCGGGCCAAGAACGCCGTCAACGTGATGATGAAGAACTACATGGACTGTTGCGTCGGCGGCATCGTGTTCTGGCTGCTGGGCTTCGGTCTGATGTTCGGTGCCAACCTAACGGGTTGGTACGGCATGAGCCATTTTGCGCTCAATGAAGGCGAGCCCTGGGACTACACCTTCCTGCTGTTTCAGATGATGTTCGCCGCCACGGCTGCGACCATCGCCAGCGGCGCCATGGCCGAACGCACGCGTTATGGCGCCTACCTGATCGGCGCGGTGCTGATCAGTGGCGTGATCTATCCGATATTCGGCAGCTGGGTGTGGGGCGGCCTGTATGGTGGCCAGGGCTGGCTGGCCAGACTTGGCTTCGTCGATTTCGCCGGCTCGACCGTGGTGCACAGCATCGGCGCCTGGTGCGCACTGGCGGGTATCCTGGTGCTCGGTCCGCGTCTTGGTCGCTTCGCGCCTGATGGTTCGGCGCGCTTGATTCCGGGGCACAACCTTGGCTTGGTGGCGTTGGGCGGTTTCATCCTCTGGGTCGGCTGGTTCGGTTTCAACGCCGGTAGCAACCTGGAGGTCAGCAGCAGCCTCGGACTTATCGCTCTGAACACCCATCTGGCTGCGGTCGCCGGAGCGCTCGGTGCGTTGCTGGCGCAGCGCAGCACGGCCAGCCCGGTGTTGCTGACCACCACGGTGAACGGCTCGATTGGCGGGCTGGTCGGCATCACGGCCGGTTGCGCCAGTATGGCGCCTGGGTTCGCCCTGCTCAGCGGCCTTATCGCCGGTTTCATCGTGGTGTATGGCATGCGCCTGCTCGATTACCTGCGTCTAGACGATGTCGTCGGTGCGATTCCCGTGCATGGCTTTGCCGGCGTCTGGGGCACGCTGGCGGCCGGGCTGTTTTATCAGGGTGACCTGTTCAACTGGGAGCGTGTCGCGGTGCAGGCATTGGGCGCTGTTGCGGCCTTCCTCTGGGCGTTCCCCCTTGCCCTGGTGTTCTACTTCCTGTTGGCCAGGACCATCGGGCTGAGGGTTCCGACGCAACATGAACAGCGCGGGCTGGATTTCGCCGAGCATGCTGAGGTGGGCTATCCGGAATTCAATCTGACGCAGACCTTCGACAGTGAACAATGGTCGAGGAGGGGCTGA
- a CDS encoding GNAT family N-acetyltransferase yields the protein MFKPQLVTLQRGALRLEPLSDADIPALVALAEANREELLYMSGTQRLDWYRSALADLREQRALPFVIRLGDELVGTTRFADFMNTLPACEIGWTWLDRNQYGSGLNTTIKYLMLRHAFDNWGMVRVQLKTAASNQRSQRAIEKLGAVREGLLRNHRRLADGRLDDTVLYSITDLEWPALREAMEAGFGA from the coding sequence ATGTTCAAGCCGCAGCTGGTGACTTTGCAACGTGGCGCTTTGCGCCTGGAACCGCTCTCCGATGCGGATATCCCGGCGTTGGTAGCGTTGGCCGAGGCCAATCGCGAAGAGCTGCTGTACATGAGCGGTACCCAGCGGCTGGACTGGTACCGCAGCGCCCTGGCCGATCTGCGCGAGCAGCGCGCACTGCCGTTCGTCATTCGCCTGGGTGACGAGTTGGTGGGCACCACCCGTTTCGCCGATTTCATGAACACCCTGCCGGCCTGCGAAATCGGCTGGACCTGGCTCGACCGCAATCAGTATGGCAGCGGCCTGAACACCACCATCAAGTACCTGATGCTCAGGCACGCCTTCGACAACTGGGGCATGGTCCGTGTGCAGCTGAAAACCGCTGCCAGCAACCAGCGCTCGCAACGTGCCATCGAGAAACTGGGTGCTGTCCGTGAGGGATTGCTGCGCAACCATCGCCGGCTGGCCGATGGCCGTCTCGACGATACCGTGCTGTACAGCATCACCGATCTGGAGTGGCCGGCGCTGCGAGAGGCGATGGAGGCGGGCTTCGGCGCCTGA
- a CDS encoding imelysin family protein has product MIRMPLASASLLAIAISLAGCGEDKAPATQAAAPAAATESAAPATAAKVDEAAAKAVVNHYADLALAVFSDAASTGKALQAAVDALLADPSEATLKAAREAWLAARVPYMQTEVFRFGNPVVDEWEGQLNAWPLDEGLIDYVADDYQHALGNPGAQANIIANTEIQVGEDKIDVSEITGELLASLNELGGSEANVATGYHAIEFLLWGQDLNGTNPGAGERPYTDYLVGEGATGGHNERRRTYLKAATDLLVSDLDEMVEQWKDGVEGNYRSELVADSAENGLRKMLFGMGSLSLGELAGERMKVALEANSTEDEHDCFSDNTHNSHFYNGKGIRNVYLGEYKKADGTTLTGPSLSELVAKADAQADATLKADLQETEAKLQALVDSAEKNNVHFDQLIAAENAEGQQLVRDAIAALVKQTGAIEQAAGKLGISDLNPDTADHEF; this is encoded by the coding sequence ATGATTCGTATGCCCCTGGCCTCCGCCAGCCTGCTGGCCATCGCCATTTCTCTCGCTGGCTGCGGCGAAGACAAAGCCCCTGCCACCCAGGCTGCAGCGCCTGCCGCCGCCACCGAGAGCGCGGCTCCAGCCACCGCGGCTAAGGTCGACGAGGCAGCGGCGAAGGCCGTGGTCAATCATTACGCCGATCTCGCCCTGGCCGTGTTCAGCGACGCCGCGAGCACCGGCAAGGCACTGCAGGCTGCAGTCGATGCGCTGCTCGCCGATCCGAGCGAAGCGACCCTGAAAGCCGCCCGTGAAGCCTGGCTGGCCGCGCGCGTGCCGTACATGCAGACCGAAGTGTTCCGCTTCGGTAACCCGGTAGTCGACGAGTGGGAAGGCCAGCTCAATGCCTGGCCGCTGGACGAAGGCCTGATCGACTATGTCGCCGACGATTACCAGCACGCGCTGGGCAACCCGGGCGCGCAGGCCAACATCATCGCCAACACCGAGATTCAGGTCGGTGAAGACAAGATCGATGTCAGCGAGATCACCGGCGAGCTGCTGGCCAGCCTGAACGAACTGGGCGGTTCCGAAGCCAACGTCGCCACTGGCTACCACGCCATCGAATTCCTCCTCTGGGGCCAGGACCTGAACGGCACCAACCCTGGCGCCGGCGAGCGCCCCTACACCGACTACCTGGTCGGCGAAGGCGCCACCGGTGGTCACAACGAGCGTCGTCGCACTTACCTGAAAGCCGCCACCGACCTGCTGGTCAGCGATCTGGATGAAATGGTCGAACAGTGGAAAGACGGCGTGGAAGGCAACTACCGCAGCGAGCTGGTCGCCGATTCCGCCGAGAACGGCCTGCGCAAGATGCTGTTCGGCATGGGCAGCCTGTCCCTCGGCGAGCTGGCTGGCGAGCGCATGAAAGTGGCGCTGGAAGCCAACTCCACCGAAGACGAGCACGATTGCTTCAGCGACAACACCCACAACTCGCACTTCTACAACGGCAAAGGCATTCGCAACGTTTACCTGGGCGAATACAAGAAAGCCGACGGCACCACCCTGACCGGCCCGAGCCTGTCCGAGCTGGTCGCCAAGGCCGACGCCCAGGCCGATGCCACGCTCAAGGCCGACCTGCAGGAAACCGAAGCCAAACTGCAGGCCCTGGTCGACAGCGCCGAGAAGAACAACGTGCACTTCGACCAGCTGATCGCAGCGGAAAACGCCGAAGGCCAGCAACTTGTTCGTGACGCCATCGCAGCCCTGGTCAAGCAGACCGGCGCCATCGAGCAGGCAGCGGGCAAGCTGGGCATCAGCGACCTGAACCCGGACACCGCCGATCACGAATTCTGA
- a CDS encoding DUF58 domain-containing protein codes for MKPSRLLLGLLGGLFAAAVLLGALPLLGIRLADSLMPLAWGLLLALLLIAAVDALWLRRQGSPRLERVLPGNLPLGRWSEVQLIAHHDFTQTQEIEVFDHVPEGMAFDALPQRITLHPGQQTRVSYRLKPLIRGHFHFALCELKLPSPLRLWQAKRLLPLADESRVYPDFARLYGAQLKAVDDWLSQLGVRQRPRRGLGLEFHQLREFRDGDTLRQIDWKATARKRTPIAREYQDERDQQIIFLLDCGRRMRSQDDELSHFDHALNACLLLSYVALRQGDAVGLATFAGNQSRYLAPVKGPAQLNVLLNAVYDLDTSQQPADFSAAADLLLARQRRRSLVVLVTNLRDEDDQDLLAAVRRLSRQHRVLIASLREEALDRLRQTPVEQFEQALAYCGTLDYLNARAELHERLAAHEVPVLDARPGELGPELVSSYLAWKKAGAL; via the coding sequence ATGAAACCTTCGCGCCTGCTCCTCGGGCTGCTCGGCGGCCTGTTCGCCGCTGCCGTGCTGCTCGGCGCCCTGCCCCTGCTCGGCATTCGCCTGGCGGACAGCCTGATGCCGCTGGCCTGGGGGCTATTGCTGGCCTTGCTGCTGATCGCCGCTGTCGATGCTTTGTGGCTGCGCCGCCAGGGCTCGCCGCGCCTGGAGCGCGTGCTGCCCGGCAACCTGCCGCTGGGACGCTGGAGCGAGGTGCAACTGATCGCCCATCACGATTTCACCCAGACACAGGAAATCGAGGTCTTCGATCATGTGCCTGAAGGCATGGCTTTCGACGCCCTGCCACAACGCATCACCCTGCACCCCGGCCAGCAGACACGCGTCAGCTATCGCCTCAAGCCACTGATCCGCGGACATTTCCATTTCGCCCTGTGCGAGCTGAAGCTACCCAGCCCGCTGCGCCTGTGGCAGGCCAAACGCCTGCTGCCGCTCGCCGACGAAAGTCGCGTCTACCCGGATTTTGCGCGTCTCTACGGCGCACAGCTCAAAGCCGTGGACGACTGGCTGAGCCAGTTGGGCGTGCGCCAGCGCCCACGCCGCGGCCTGGGCCTGGAGTTTCACCAGCTACGCGAATTTCGTGACGGCGATACCCTGCGCCAGATCGATTGGAAGGCCACCGCGCGCAAGCGCACCCCCATCGCTCGCGAATACCAGGACGAACGCGATCAGCAGATCATCTTCTTGCTCGACTGCGGCCGGCGCATGCGCAGCCAGGACGACGAGCTGTCGCACTTCGACCATGCCCTCAATGCCTGCCTGCTGCTCAGCTACGTGGCGCTGCGCCAGGGCGATGCAGTGGGCCTGGCGACCTTCGCCGGCAACCAGTCGCGCTACCTGGCACCGGTCAAGGGCCCCGCGCAACTGAACGTGCTGCTCAACGCCGTCTATGACCTCGACACCAGCCAGCAACCGGCCGATTTCAGCGCCGCTGCCGACTTGCTGCTGGCGCGTCAGCGCCGCCGCTCGCTGGTGGTACTGGTGACCAACCTGCGCGACGAGGACGATCAGGATCTGCTCGCCGCCGTACGCCGCCTGTCGCGCCAGCATCGCGTGCTGATCGCCAGCCTGCGCGAGGAGGCGCTGGACCGCCTGCGCCAGACGCCGGTAGAGCAATTCGAGCAGGCCCTCGCCTACTGCGGCACGCTCGACTACCTCAACGCTCGCGCCGAATTGCACGAACGTCTGGCCGCCCATGAAGTACCGGTGCTCGACGCCCGCCCAGGCGAACTGGGCCCAGAGCTGGTAAGCAGCTATCTGGCCTGGAAAAAGGCCGGCGCGCTCTAG
- a CDS encoding LemA family protein, with protein sequence MSLTAVIVIVVLVLLGAYAVSLYNGLVRLKHGVSKAWSNIDVLLKQRHDELPKLVETCKQYMQYEGSTLERVIAARSAVASAREQQDVSALGKAESGLRAGLGQLFALAENYPELKANDSFQHLQQRISGLENGIADRRELYNEAVNLSNVRIEQFPDVIIARMFNFPAAELLVFSDAEKADVDMKSLFN encoded by the coding sequence ATGAGCCTGACCGCTGTGATCGTTATCGTCGTCCTCGTCCTGCTCGGCGCCTACGCGGTGTCCCTCTACAACGGCCTAGTGCGCCTCAAGCATGGAGTGAGCAAGGCCTGGTCGAACATCGACGTGCTGCTCAAGCAGCGTCATGACGAATTGCCCAAGCTGGTGGAAACCTGCAAGCAATACATGCAGTACGAAGGCTCGACTCTGGAGCGGGTCATCGCCGCACGTAGCGCTGTGGCCAGCGCCCGCGAGCAGCAGGATGTCAGTGCCCTGGGCAAGGCCGAGAGTGGCCTGCGTGCCGGCCTCGGCCAGCTGTTCGCACTCGCCGAGAACTACCCTGAGCTGAAAGCCAACGACAGCTTTCAGCACCTGCAGCAGCGCATCAGCGGATTGGAAAACGGCATCGCCGATCGCCGCGAGCTCTATAACGAGGCGGTCAACCTCAGCAATGTGCGTATCGAGCAGTTCCCCGACGTGATCATCGCGCGCATGTTCAACTTCCCGGCTGCCGAATTGCTGGTGTTCAGCGATGCGGAAAAAGCCGATGTAGATATGAAGTCGCTATTCAATTGA
- a CDS encoding superoxide dismutase, translated as MAFELPPLPYEKNALEPHISAETLEFHHDKHHNTYVVNLNNLVPGTEFEGKSLEEIVKTSSGGIFNNAAQVWNHTFYWNCLSPNGGGQPTGALADAINAAFGSFDKFKEEFSKVSIGTFGSGWGWLVKKADGSLALASTIGAGCPLTSGDTPLLTCDVWEHAYYIDYRNLRPKYVEAFWNLVNWDFVAQNYAA; from the coding sequence ATGGCTTTTGAATTGCCGCCGCTGCCTTACGAAAAGAATGCTCTCGAGCCGCACATTTCCGCCGAGACCCTCGAATTCCACCACGACAAGCACCACAACACTTACGTCGTGAACCTGAACAACCTGGTGCCGGGCACCGAGTTCGAAGGCAAGAGCCTGGAAGAGATCGTCAAGACCTCCTCGGGCGGCATCTTCAACAACGCCGCTCAGGTGTGGAACCACACCTTCTACTGGAACTGCCTGTCGCCGAACGGCGGTGGCCAGCCCACTGGCGCCCTGGCTGACGCCATCAACGCTGCCTTCGGTTCCTTCGACAAGTTCAAGGAAGAGTTCAGCAAGGTCTCCATCGGCACCTTCGGTTCCGGCTGGGGCTGGCTGGTGAAGAAGGCTGACGGTTCCCTGGCCCTGGCCAGCACCATCGGCGCCGGCTGCCCGCTGACCAGCGGCGACACTCCGCTGCTGACCTGCGACGTCTGGGAACACGCCTACTACATCGACTACCGCAACCTGCGTCCGAAGTACGTAGAGGCGTTCTGGAACCTGGTCAACTGGGACTTCGTCGCTCAGAACTACGCGGCCTGA
- a CDS encoding putative bifunctional diguanylate cyclase/phosphodiesterase: MKLELKNSLSLKLLRVVLLSAFVVGVVLSCAQIVFDAYKTRQAVANDAHRILGMFRDPSTQAVYSLDREMGMQVIEGLFQHESVRYASIGHPNEPMLAERSRDLAQMPTRWLTDPILGQEQLFSTKLVGRGPYSEYYGDLNITLDTAPYGESFVTNSVIIFISGVLRAMAMGLVLYLVYHWLLTKPLSKIIEHLTNINPDRPSEHKLPMLKGNEKNELGLWINTANQLLASIERNTHLRREAENSLLRMAQYDFLTGLPNRQQLQQQLDQILEDAGRLQRRVAVLCVGLDDFKGINEQFSYQSGDQLLLALSDRLRSHSGRLGALARLGGDQFALVQADIEQPYEAAELAQSVLDDLELPFLLDQHEVRLRATIGITLFPEDGDSTEKLLQKAEQTMTLAKSRSRNRYQFYIASVDSEMRRRRELEKDLRDALAQNQLHLVYQPQVDYRDHRVVGVEALLRWQHPQHGFVAPDLFIPLAEQNGTIIPIGEWILDQTCRQLREWHDQGFSDLRMAINLSTVQLHHSELPRVVNNLMQVYRLPPKSLELEVTETGLMEDISTAAQHLLSLRRSGALIAIDDFGTGYSSLSYLKSLPLDKIKIDKSFVQDLLEDEDDATIVRAIIQLGKSLGMQVIAEGVETAEQEAYIIAQGCHEGQGYLYSKPLPARELTLFLKQARRLSSAATL, from the coding sequence TTGAAGCTGGAATTGAAAAACAGCTTGTCACTCAAGTTGCTCCGCGTGGTGCTGCTGTCAGCATTCGTCGTAGGGGTGGTATTGAGTTGCGCGCAGATTGTCTTCGACGCCTACAAGACCCGTCAGGCCGTGGCCAATGACGCCCATCGCATTCTCGGCATGTTCCGCGACCCTTCGACTCAGGCGGTGTACAGCCTGGATCGGGAAATGGGCATGCAGGTGATCGAGGGGCTGTTCCAGCACGAGTCGGTGCGCTATGCGTCCATTGGTCACCCCAACGAGCCGATGCTCGCAGAGCGTTCGCGCGATCTGGCGCAAATGCCCACGCGCTGGCTGACCGACCCGATCCTCGGTCAGGAGCAGCTATTCTCGACCAAGCTGGTCGGCCGTGGCCCTTACAGCGAATACTACGGCGACCTCAACATCACCCTCGATACGGCGCCCTATGGCGAGAGCTTCGTCACCAACTCGGTGATCATCTTCATATCTGGCGTACTGCGCGCCATGGCCATGGGCCTGGTGCTCTATCTGGTCTACCACTGGCTGCTGACCAAACCACTATCGAAGATCATCGAACACCTCACCAACATCAATCCCGATCGCCCCAGCGAACACAAGCTGCCCATGCTCAAGGGTAACGAGAAGAACGAGCTGGGTCTTTGGATCAACACCGCCAATCAGTTGCTGGCCTCCATCGAACGCAACACCCACCTGCGCCGTGAAGCCGAGAACAGCCTGCTACGCATGGCTCAGTACGACTTCCTCACCGGCCTGCCCAACCGCCAGCAACTGCAGCAGCAGCTCGACCAGATTCTCGAAGATGCCGGCCGCCTGCAGCGCCGCGTCGCCGTGCTCTGCGTCGGCCTCGACGACTTCAAGGGCATCAACGAGCAATTCAGCTACCAGAGCGGCGACCAGTTGCTGCTCGCCCTCTCCGATCGCTTGCGCAGCCACAGCGGGCGTCTCGGCGCGCTGGCCCGCCTGGGCGGCGACCAGTTCGCCCTGGTGCAGGCCGACATCGAGCAGCCCTACGAAGCCGCCGAGCTGGCGCAGAGCGTGCTCGACGACCTGGAACTGCCCTTCCTGCTCGACCAGCATGAAGTGCGCCTGCGCGCCACCATCGGCATCACCCTGTTCCCGGAAGACGGCGACAGCACCGAGAAGCTGCTGCAAAAAGCCGAACAGACCATGACCCTGGCCAAGAGTCGCTCGCGCAACCGCTACCAGTTCTACATTGCCAGCGTCGACAGCGAGATGCGCCGCCGCCGTGAGCTGGAGAAGGACCTGCGTGACGCCCTGGCGCAGAACCAGCTGCATCTGGTCTACCAGCCGCAGGTGGATTATCGCGACCACCGCGTGGTCGGCGTCGAAGCGCTGCTGCGCTGGCAGCACCCGCAACATGGCTTCGTCGCACCGGACCTGTTCATCCCGCTGGCCGAGCAGAACGGCACCATCATCCCCATCGGTGAGTGGATTCTCGACCAGACCTGCCGCCAGTTGCGCGAATGGCATGACCAGGGCTTCAGCGACCTGCGCATGGCCATCAACCTGTCCACCGTACAGCTGCACCACTCCGAGCTGCCGCGCGTAGTCAACAACCTGATGCAGGTCTACCGCCTACCGCCAAAGAGCCTGGAACTGGAAGTCACTGAAACCGGCCTGATGGAAGACATCAGCACCGCCGCCCAGCACCTGCTCAGCCTGCGCCGCTCCGGTGCGCTGATCGCCATCGACGACTTCGGTACCGGCTATTCCTCGCTGAGCTATCTGAAGAGCCTGCCGCTGGACAAGATCAAGATCGACAAGAGCTTCGTGCAGGACCTGCTCGAAGACGAGGACGACGCGACCATCGTTCGCGCCATCATCCAGTTGGGCAAGAGTCTGGGCATGCAGGTCATCGCCGAGGGCGTGGAAACCGCCGAACAGGAGGCCTACATCATTGCCCAGGGCTGCCACGAGGGTCAGGGCTACCTGTACAGCAAGCCGCTGCCAGCGCGTGAGCTGACCCTGTTCCTCAAGCAGGCAAGGCGCCTGAGCTCAGCTGCGACACTCTGA
- a CDS encoding helix-turn-helix transcriptional regulator, translating to MQAREQTRFWQASALSGVELLQARYLEQRFAPHVHEGFVFTVIEHGAQRFHHRGSDHLAPQGSMVLINPDEVHTGSKAHEDGWRYRGFYPGNDQVLGALQELGLAKTGMPSFSFSVLHDPQLHSAFLQLHRLLDGGAEALQQQLAWREAILLLFQRHARLAEPAAPGREPWAVACAKQMLADRLIEPPSLEELAAAVNLSPFHFARVFRRATGLPPHAWLKQRRLEQARALLKTGCTAVTVATQLGFADQSHLSRQFKQVYGVSPGEYRSAVARIVAEGAPPGER from the coding sequence ATGCAAGCCCGCGAGCAGACCCGCTTCTGGCAGGCATCCGCGTTGAGCGGAGTCGAGCTGTTGCAGGCTCGCTACCTCGAACAACGCTTCGCGCCTCATGTCCATGAGGGCTTCGTCTTCACCGTGATCGAGCACGGTGCGCAGCGTTTTCACCACCGTGGCAGCGACCACCTGGCGCCACAGGGCAGCATGGTGCTGATCAACCCGGACGAAGTGCACACCGGTTCCAAGGCGCACGAGGATGGCTGGCGCTATCGCGGCTTCTATCCGGGTAACGATCAGGTGCTGGGGGCGCTGCAGGAACTGGGCCTGGCTAAGACGGGCATGCCGTCGTTTTCCTTCAGCGTGCTGCATGATCCGCAGTTGCACAGCGCCTTCCTGCAACTGCATCGCCTGCTCGACGGCGGCGCCGAAGCACTGCAGCAGCAACTGGCCTGGCGCGAGGCGATTCTGCTGCTGTTCCAGCGTCACGCCAGGCTTGCCGAGCCAGCTGCGCCCGGACGTGAGCCCTGGGCCGTAGCCTGTGCCAAGCAGATGCTCGCCGACCGCCTGATCGAGCCGCCGTCCCTGGAAGAGCTGGCGGCTGCGGTCAACCTTTCACCTTTCCACTTCGCCCGGGTGTTTCGCCGTGCGACCGGTCTGCCGCCGCACGCCTGGCTCAAGCAGCGTCGTCTGGAACAGGCGCGGGCGTTGCTCAAGACCGGCTGCACGGCGGTCACCGTGGCGACGCAGCTGGGTTTTGCCGACCAGAGCCACCTGTCACGACAGTTCAAGCAGGTCTATGGCGTCAGCCCTGGCGAATATCGTAGCGCCGTGGCACGGATTGTGGCTGAGGGCGCGCCCCCTGGCGAACGGTGA